From a region of the Podospora pseudopauciseta strain CBS 411.78 chromosome 7 map unlocalized CBS411.78m_7, whole genome shotgun sequence genome:
- a CDS encoding uncharacterized protein (COG:A; EggNog:ENOG503PGC6) — protein MSRSQAYHQNLVLVTVPPGNITGLYYITIANFSHSTTWKDLKSFVSQVCEVDFCLIYDPTAGFVRVKGLENFEKAYKFLDGNTLHYRCLQADARNRDQSTVVKLPPNDYHAIMLNGPQRGRVVEDPSDPQPAPDTYYAYPTNPDPVDTMGRNSECTSPIQYTTDQTWPSYPAYTTTPQEYPPTTLPYQDLPVAQPFSGTTLYPNPGETYYPGPSGSNTTEGYYPAPPPQEFFDPSSSLTNEFSSLSLSYPRSSDLILLENRKIILLNLDKRRLDQSYISSLLSTFCPPAYSTAIEQIEIPISSRSRENKPKGTAFITFSSAEVAMGAVDCLNGVAFGGRGLTARLAEGIPAGRDGKKNRGVMEEQKRERRRERRGGGGDGGGERKEEGAPVVVDGSRGRPVIVNGSRRERGGRA, from the exons ATGTCTCGCAGCCAAGCGTATCACCAAAATCTGGTTCTTGTCACAGTCCCGCCGGGGAATATCACTGGATTATATTACATCACTATTGCAAAT TTCTCACACAGCACAACATGGAAAGATCTCAAGTCTTTTGTTTCTCAAGTCTGCGAGGTAGACTTTTGCCTGATCTATGACCCGACCGCGGGCTTCGTCCGGGTCAAGGGGCTGGAGAACTTTGAGAAGGCGTACA AGTTCCTAGACGGCAACACCCTTCACTACCGCTGCCTCCAAGCCGACGCCAGAAACAGAGACCAGTCCACCGTTGTCAAGCTCCCGCCCAACGACTACCACGCCATCATGCTCAATGGCCCCCAACGAGGCCGCGTAGTCGAAGACCCCTCCGAcccccagccagccccagACACATACTACGCCTACCCAACCAACCCTGACCCGGTCGACACCATGGGACGCAACTCAGAGTGCACCTCCCCGATCCAGTACACCACCGACCAAACCTGGCCCTCCTACCCagcctacaccaccaccccccaagaatacccccccaccaccctcccctacCAAGACCTCCCCGTTGCTCAGCCCTTCTCTGGCACCACCCTTTACCCCAACCCAGGGGAAACCTACTACCCCGGCCCCTCaggcagcaacaccaccgaaGGATACTACCccgcccctccaccccaagaATTCTTCgacccttcctcctccctcaccaacgagttctcctccctctccctatCCTACCCCCGCTCATCggacctcatcctcctcgaaaaCCGCAAGATCATCTTGCTAAATCTCGATAAACGCCGCCTCGACCAGTCGTACATCTCTTCTTTGCTATCCACTTTTTGCCCACCAGCGTACTCCACCGCCATAGAACAAATCGAGATTCCTATCAGTTCCAGGTCCCGAGAAAACAAACCCAAGGGAACGGCGTTTATTACCTTCTCGTCGGCAGAGGTTGCCATGGGGGCGGTGGATTGTCTGAACGGGGTTgcttttggggggagggggctgacGGCTAGGTTGGCGGAGGGAATTCCTGCTGGGAGGGACGGGAAGAAGAAcaggggggtgatggaggagcagaagagggagcggaggagggagaggcgggggggtgggggtgatggtgggggggagaggaaggaggagggggcgccggtggtggtggatgggagtAGGGGGCGGCCGGTTATTGTTAATGGGAgtaggagggagaggggggggagggcgtga
- a CDS encoding uncharacterized protein (EggNog:ENOG503NYMS; COG:S), translated as MKFSRSLKSSSHSVPSPDGQHIATLLSSLVHIRAVRSPEVVNVIKLPQDFAGPILGFQWSPSSRLLLIAGPEQVRVVSALDSSFHAAIRTASVPGTKPAYVGFGASDAEVCVISSYGLKFSLFDLTSSRSAEINTPKVFSPSSASRCFSFRPQTRHLALLSRISGKDLISIHSYPTRELQRSWAPDTIDAQGITWSPDGRWLVVWESAAQGHKVIFYTSDGHLFKTWSGPANPSLEDRDYAIGAGVKALQLSADARFLAVGDCSRSVCIFNMASVTETMRLRHPKSVASTETLQVWQEQIGVSQTGPIMHTFLRTTQVISPAPRLQDNSEPVSGCAAISFDPTSALVATRLEDSPGTVWIWDLEAAELRAVLLFHGNISILSWHPHVAETLLIRCEGEQYNGIVFVWDPLSEGPRSVDFSQHLPGLKTSGKPRASWLGSGMANGPSLFFSDAQHYVLGCLIELDEVAPPWASHHSPEPSYAAETREESPLELVPAEQDGPDRARAVEDNDDDYSELEDTFVHKR; from the exons ATGAAGTTCTCCAGGAGCCTAAAGT CATCATCGCACTCTGTCCCCAGTCCAGACGGCCAACATATTGCGACTCTTCTCTCATCCCTTGTCCATATCAGAGCCGTCCGCAGCCCGGAGGTTGTCAATGTGATCAAACTGCCCCAGGACTTTGCCGGCCCCATTCTCGGTTTCCAGTGGTCACCGTCATCACGCCTGTTGCTCATAGCTGGACCTGAACAAGTTCGCGTTGTTTCTGCGCTTGACAGCAGCTTCCATGCTGCCATCCGAACCGCCTCTGTGCCCGGCACGAAGCCAGCTTATGTTGGCTTTGGTGCCTCAGATGCCGAGGTCTGCGTGATCTCGTCATACGGCCTGAAGTTCTCTCTGTTCGATCTCACCTCGTCTAGGTCTGCCGagatcaacacccccaaagTTTTTTCTCCTTCGTCCGCTTCTAGATGCTTTTCTTTTCGGCCCCAAACACGTCATCTTGCCTTGCTCTCCAGAATCTCTGGCAAAGACCTAATAAGCATTCACTCATATCCGACCAGAGAGTTGCAAAGGTCATGGGCTCCTGATACCATTGATGCCCAGGGAATTACATGGAGCCCCGACGGACGATGGCTTGTCGTCTGGGAATCAGCTGCGCAGGGACACAAAGTAATCTTTTATACGTCAGATGGACACTTGTTCAAGACCTGGTCAGGCCCTGCGAATCCTTCATTGGAGGACAGAGACTACGCCATTGGAGCCGGCGTCAAGGCGCTTCAGCTGTCAGCCGATGCCCGTTTCCTAGCTGTTGGCGATTGTAGTCGGTCAGTGTGCATTTTCAACATGGCTTCCGTAACAGAGACTATGCGCCTTCGTCATCCAAAGTCTGTTGCTTCCACAGAGACACTCCAG GTCTGGCAAGAGCAGATCGGCGTGTCGCAAACTGGCCCTATCATGCACACCTTCTTGCGGACTACGCAGGTCATCTCCCCGGCGCCCCGGCTGCAGGACAACTCAGAGCCTGTGTCGGGCTGTGCGGCCATCTCATTCGATCCCACGTCGGCACTCGTAGCCACACGGCTGGAAGACTCACCCGGCACGGTCTGGATCTGGGATCTGGAGGCCGCAGAGTTGCGTGCAGTGCTGCTCTTCCACGGGAACATCAGCATCCTGTCGTGGCATCCTCATGTTGCCGAGACACTTCTCATTCGATGCGAGGGCGAGCAATATAATGGCATCGTCTTTGTGTGGGACCCTCTCTCAGAAGGGCCTCGATCAGTTGACTTttcccaacacctccctGGACTCAAAACAAGTGGCAAGCCCCGGGCCTCGTGGTTAGGGTCTGGTATGGCAAATGGTCCGTCGCTCTTCTTCTCAGACGCCCAGCATTACGTACTGGGTTGTCTGATTGAACTGGACGAAGTTGCACCTCCGTGGGCCAGCCACCACAGTCCGGAGCCGAGCTACGCAGCAGAGACACGGGAAGAGTCGCCGCTCGAACTGGTTCCGGCAGAACAGGACGGCCCAGACAGGGCCAGAGCCGTTGAAGACAACGACGATGATTACAGCGAACTAGAGGACACCTTTGTGCACAAAAGGTAG
- a CDS encoding uncharacterized protein (EggNog:ENOG503NV9S; COG:H), protein MGAVARCLSQRIRLGTLHTPTTNRRPRTTPSQFRGVASATLAHPFQGVQTFSASPAPSPAVDEPLPQPPSSHRLPPSPADRGSRVIGPTPPPSSSSRKDRIREARPFSDFLTDNFDRQHDYLRISVTERCNLRCLYCMPEEGVPLSPQKELLTTPEIVMLSSLFVSQGVTKIRLTGGEPTVRRDIVPLMQQIGALRAQGLRELCLTTNGLSLHRKLDAMVEAGLTGVNLSLDTLDQWQYQLMTRRAGFSAVQKTIDRIFELNRAGAGIKFKINCVIMRGVNDREILPFVEMTREKDVEVRFIEYMPFDGNKWSKGKMFSYQEMLDLIRSRYPDLQREAGHKNDTSKTFQVPGFVGKLGFVTSMTHNFCGTCNRLRITSDGNLKVCLFGNAEVSVRDILRKVNGGEPIDEEALELLKQTALDGLKQSSQLLVPNSEELLNVIGMAVKRKKEKHAGLGELEHMKNRPMILIDPPATFQRHHSRWHHHIGFAPSTSLTNKGPAPLSGFPVPGSGSTSGFQQLRLFTSTSRQFRQDGKDNDSKGPKLTHVTSSGEAHMVSISDKTPTKRVATAKCTVYFSDPAVLRLIKENQMKKGDVLGVARIAGIMAAKRTPDLIPLCHPIALTHAEVELAPVEANIEDETNGQNKGGAIEITATVSCDGKTGVEMEALTAASTAALTVYDMCKAVDKAMVIEGLKVVLKEGGKSGRWEMP, encoded by the exons ATGGGTGCGGTTGCGCGCTGTCTGTCCCAGCGCATCCGGCTCGGGACGCTGCATACGCCAACGACGAATAGAAGGCCCCGAACGACTCCGTCACAATTTCGAGGTGTTGCGTCGGCGACTCTCGCCCATCCCTTTCAAGGGGTCCAGACGTTTTCTGCTTCGCCTGCGCCGTCACCAGCTGTCGACgaacctcttcctcaacctccatcatcacaccGACTGCCCCCCAGCCCTGCTGACCGCGGCTCCCGGGTTATTGGACCGACGCCCCCGCCCTCATCGAGCTCTCGCAAGGATCGCATCCGCGAGGCCAGGCCCTTCTCCGATTTCCTCACGGATAACTTCGATCGCCAGCACGACTACTTGCGCATCTCCGTAACTGAGCGATGCAACCTACGATGTCTATACTGCATGCCTGAAGAGGGTGTGCCCCTCTCGCCTCAGAAGGagctcctcaccacccccgaaATTGTGATGCTCTCGTCTCTGTTTGTGTCCCAGGGCGTTACCAAAATTCGTCTGACGGGAGGCGAGCCCACTGTGCGGCGGGATATTGTGCCTTTGATGCAGCAGATCGGAGCCCTGCGAGCCCAGGGCCTTCGCGAGCTCTGCCTCACTACCAATGGCCTATCGCTCCACCGCAAACTGGACGCCATGGTAGAGGCTGGCTTGACGGGAGTAAACCTGTCTCTCGACACCCTGGACCAATGGCAGTATCAGTTGATGACGCGGCGGGCGGGATTCAGCGCCGTACAGAAGACTATCGACCGCATTTTCGAGCTGAACCGCGCGGGCGCGGGCATCAAGTTTAAGATCAACTGTGTGATCATGCGCGGGGTGAACGACCGGGAGATTCTGCCATTTGTGGAAATGACGCGGGAGAAGGATGTCGAGGTGCGCTTCATTGAGTACATGCCGTTTGACGGCAACAAGTGGAGCAAGGGCAAGATGTTCAGCTACCAAGAGATGCTGGATCTGATCCGCTCCCGGTATCCGGACCTTCAAAGGGAGGCGGGCCACAAGAACGACACAAGCAAGACCTTCCAGGTGCCAGGCTTTGTTGGCAAGCTTGGGTTCGTCACGAGCATGACCCACAACTTTTGCGGCACATGCAACAGGCTCCGGATCACCAGTGACGGCAACCTGAAGGTGTGCCTCTTTGGGAATGCCGAGGTTTCCGTAAGAGACATCTTGCGAAAGGTGAACGGGGGCGAGCCAATCGACGAGGAAGCCTTGGAGTTGCTGAAGCAAACTGCCCTGGACGGCTTGAAACAATCATCACAGCTGTTGGTACCCAACTCTGAGGAGCTCCTCAACGTGATTGGTATGGCTGTAAAGcggaagaaggaaaagcaCGCTGGCCTTGGCGAGCTGGAGCATATGAAAAATAGGCCTATGATACTGATCG ATCCGCCAGCCACGTTTCAGCGGCACCATTCTCGGTGGCATCATCACATCGGTTTCGCGCCAAGTACCAGCCTTACCAACAAGGGACCAGCACCTCTCAGCGGCTTTCCGGTCCCGGGCTCTGGCAGCACTTCTGGTTTCCAGCAGCTACGCCTCTTCACGAGCACATCTCGACAGTTCCGTCAGGATGGCAAGGACAACGATTCCAAAGGTCCGAAACTGACGCATGTCACCTCTTCTGGAGAGGCCCATATGGTCTCGATTTCAGACAAGACGCCCACAAAACGCGTGGCCACAGCCAAATGTACTGTGTACTTCTCGGACCCGGCGGTTCTCAGACTTATCAAAGAGAATCAAATGAAAAAGGGAGATGTGCTCGGAGTGGCGAGGATAGCGGGCATCATGGCGGCGAAACGGACGCCGGACCTCATTCCGCTGTGCCATCCTATTGCTCTGACGCATGCCGAGGTCGAGCTGGCGCCTGTGGAAGCAAACATTGAAGACGAAACCAATGGCCAGAACAAGGGAGGCGCGATTGAGATTACGGCAACAGTTTCTTGTGATGGCAAAACGGGCGTGGAGATGGAAGCGCTCACAGCTGCGTCAACCGCTGCCCTGACAGTCTACGACATGTGTAAAGCGGTCGACAAGGCAATGGTCATCGAGGGCTTGAAAGTGGTTCTCAAGGAGGGTGGCAAGAGCGGAAGATGGGAGATGCCATGA
- the YKT6 gene encoding palmitoyltransferase (BUSCO:EOG09264CP4; EggNog:ENOG503NYFR; COG:U): MKLYYVGVLDNTKSPAIQLCAEHELSEFSRFTRDEYGKFMTMISKTVAERTKPGQRQSVEEQDYVVHCYARSEGVAGVVITKDYPHIAAHSVLSKLMDQFLSEVPLSTVQAAKNNGDVSFPALKDYLNNYQDANNASSIAKIQQELDETKIVLHKAIDSVLQRGEKLDDLVAKSSDLSAQSKMFYKSAKKQNSCCLVM; this comes from the exons ATGAAGCTCTACTACGTCGGCGTGCTGGACAACACCAAGTCCCCCGCCATCCAGCTATGCGCCGAGCACGAGCTCAGCGAGTTCTCTCGCTTCACGCGGGATGAGTATGGCAAGTTCATGACCATGATCAGCAAGACGGTGGCGGAGCGGACAAAGCCTGGGCAGAGGCAGAGTGTGGAGGAGCAGg ACTATGTCGTCCACTGCTACGCCCGCTCCGAAGGCGTCGCCGGcgtcgtcatcaccaaggaCTACCCCCACATCGCCGCCCACAGCGTCCTCTCCAAGCTCATGGACCAGTTCCTCTCCGAAGTCCCACTATCCACCGTCCAGGCCGCCAAGAACAACGGCGATGTTTCCTTCCCGGCGTTGAAGGACTATCTGAACAATTACCAAGACGCAAACAATGCGAGCAGCATCGCCAAGATCCAGCAGGAACTGGACGAGACGAAGATTGTGTTGCATAAGGCTATTGATAGC GTCCTGCAACGTGGCGAGAAGTTGGATGACTTGGTGGCCAAGAGCTCTGATTTGAGCGCGCAGAGCAAGATGTTTTACAAGTCGGCTAAGAAGCAGAATTCGTGCTGTTTGGTTATGTAA
- a CDS encoding uncharacterized protein (COG:S; EggNog:ENOG503P64R), with product MATDFIMPQMPIQQQQPQAHHFYSQPQQQQQQPYRAQQHSGFQLAPIATPYQPSTQQNTQVSPLSTSGNSPTSPKNYMTRQIRPLYVPAVLRPTEFPSKVPARPKSEPEPESPEEELLRHSNSFMSLGGLSGGLSASLGLTRRSTGDSAKYVDGTWNLDLFPNPTGTPTRKHWKLDQDALICDHATCKKSFNTFTRRHHCRRCGNIFCGAHSDYQIPLDQDANYNPRGVPSRACAHCFNQFRAWRSRANSQSSSRGSSDGGNAPETPVTPTAAAPVAAIAPGLMRPLQARVAEVAHSVPRDWNWSTF from the exons ATGGCGACCGACTTCATAATGCCCCAGATGCCCattcagcaacaacagccccaaGCCCACCACTTTTACTCgcaaccgcagcagcagcagcagcaaccttATCGTGCTCAGCAGCACTCTGGCTTTCAGCTGGCTCCGATCGCAACTCCTTATCAGCCTTCCACGCAGCAAAATACCCAGGTGTCGCCGCTCAGCACATCCGGCAACTCGCCGACTTCGCCCAAGAACTACATGACGCGCCAAATCCGGCCGCTCTACGTACCGGCTGTGCTGCGCCCGACCGAGTTTCCATCCAAGGTTCCGGCGCGACCAAAGTCGGAACCTGAGCCTGAGTCTCCTGAGGAGGAACTATTGCGTCACAGCAACAGCTTCATGAGCCTTGGTGGGTTGAGCGGAGGGTTGAGCGCGTCATTGGGTTTGACCAGACGGTCTACTGGCGATAGCGCCAAATACGTCGATGGAACTTGGAATCTGGACCTCTTTCCCAATCCGACTGGCACCCCCACCCGGAAACATTGGAAG TTGGACCAGGACGCACTTATCTGTGATCACGCGACCTGCAAAAAGTCCTTCAACACGTTCACCAGAAGACATCACTGCCGGCGCTGCGGCAACATCTTCTGCGGCGCTCACAGCGACTATCAAATCCCCCTTGATCAGGACGCCAACTACAACCCTCGCGGTGTTCCCAGCCGCGCCTGCGCTCACTGCTTCAACCAGTTCAGGGCATGGCGCAGTCGTGCAAACAGCCAGTCCTCCAGCAGGGGTTCATCTGATGGAGGCAACGCTCCCGAGACACCCGTCACCCCTACCGCCGCTGCCCCAGTCGCCGCTATCGCTCCTGGCCTGATGAGGCCCCTTCAAGCTCGCGTGGCCGAGGTGGCACACAGTGTTCCCAGAGACTGGAATTGGAGCACCTTTTAA
- a CDS encoding uncharacterized protein (COG:I; EggNog:ENOG503NW0G): MISFDSAALGLPDWSLFKFPPPADAGFIPPPPPGTTSFAPPFEIPDHIYQAVLDPKVPLTIAAVYAVSAKLLNAYNKSTGKKPWGISKTLPFKWFVIAHNIFLAVYSAWTWWGMFNALRRTVVSPLGPTGVSGFLDSMCQINGESGAGNAIFWDEAAGSWQTFTADGVMVASAEPSRYAAGRMWNEGLAFYGWLFYLSKFYEVFDTLIILAKGKLSSTLQTYHHAGAMMCMWAGMRYMSVPIWIFVFFNSFIHAMMYTYYTVTAFNIRVPMFIKRSLTSMQITQFLVGGSGAMIHSFIYYTIPVMAGESVSASSAAASASAAANASAGLVGSIKNSFGRQVTPCITSSGTTFAIWLNVFYLTPLTYLFVSFFIESYLRRSNAPAKNVKNRRLSNSVAIAEKAGWEAAKNVEREVYGESNEGAAKKGKNGRVLRNRN; encoded by the exons ATGATCTCCTTCGACTCCGCTGCCCTGGGCCTGCCCGACTGGTCCCTCTTCAAATTCCCTCCCCCAGCAGACGCCGGCTTCattcccccaccaccgcccggCACCACCTCTTTTGCTCCTCCCTTCGAGATCCCCGACCACATCTACCAGGCCGTCCTCGACCCCAAGGTCCCTctcaccatcgccgccgtCTATGCCGTCTCGGCCAAGCTCCTCAATGCCTACAACAAGTCCACGGGCAAGAAGCCCTGGGGCATCAGCAAGACCCTTCCCTTCAAGTGGTTCGTGATCGCCCAcaacatcttcctcgccgtctACTCCGCCTGGACCTGGTGGGGCATGTTCAACGCTCTCCGCCGCACTGTTGTCAGCCCTCTGGGCCCTACTGGCGTCTCTGGCTTTCTCGACTCCATGTGCCAGATCAACGGCGAAAGTGGTGCTGGTAACGCTATCTTCTGGGACGAGGCCGCTGGCTCCTGGCAGACCTTCACCGCTGACGGCGTCATGGTCGCCAGCGCTGAACCCAGCCGTTATGCTGCCGGCCGCATGTGGAACGAGGGTCTTGCTTTCTACGGCTGGTTGTTCTACCTCAGCAAGTTCTACGAGGTCTTTgacaccctcatcatcctcgccaagGGCAAGCTCAGCTCGACCCTCCAGACCTATCACCACGCTGGTGCCATGATGTGCATGTGGGCTGGTATGCGTTACATGTCGGTTCCTATTTGGATCTTCGTGTTCTTCAACTCCTTCATCCACGCCATGATG TACACCTACTACACTGTGACCGCTTTCAACATCCGCGTCCCAATGTTCATCAAGCGCTCTCTCACCTCGATGCAGATCACCCAGTTCCTCGTCGGTGGTTCCGGTGCAATGATCCACTCTTTCATCTACTACACTATCCCCGTCATGGCTGGCGAGTCTGTCTCTGCTTCCTCCGCCGCTGCCAGCGCTTCTGCCGCGGCCAACGCCTCCGCCGGTCTCGTTGGCAGCATCAAGAACTCTTTCGGCCGCCAGGTCACCCCTTGCATCACCTCCAGTGGCACCACCTTTGCCATCTGGCTCAACGTGTTCTACCTCACCCCCTTGACCTACCTTTTCGTCTCTTTCTTCATCGAGAGCTACCTCCGCCGCAGCAACGCCCCCGCCAAGAACGTCAAGAACAGACGCCTTAGCAACAGCGTCGCCATTGCCGAGAAGGCCGGCTGGGAGGCTGCCAAGAACGTTGAGCGTGAGGTCTATGGCGAGAGCAACGAGGGTGctgccaagaagggcaagaacGGTCGTGTCCTCCGCAACAGAAACTAG
- a CDS encoding uncharacterized protein (EggNog:ENOG503P6W5), producing MHFRQTLTALTGLVSSVVGAPAPIDHSTTSRGKLKNATNDEKRSLFDTILPPLGNHNIILPGAGLNVLIGSAISQLARIAELELAALIGSQFALAIQLETIKTNIRINHFRAQFPHVVCSLRYYSSVLLTSSPQNCVIICVTNVLDQRDPNKINNRYLLNQLRIDNGFPDKELLIMVTDSQQMTIVPTPTPVTDFSQNPVNSVIPDLNLSPIIINNNNLTQADTPPSSLTDTTASLESESTLFPTTTTLPDNTNNAAQPTSSPISPSPTQQPASSLDLGSLIQPTPSPQPRGNSPRQINLVNLPADLSSLPNNDNLDFTHLLNQSLLLPFGITAPTFGSSLGLVLADPAAIILPGQKEIFVDTLASLQGNCLALQLGLGNTGLGLGGVGFDGQLFGSLEELVQAGMGVLVGGGGGLNLGQPVIPPGVIAANPDLADEGGVDLVTTVTEELGSTESDTATLTDVLMGTTTTAEDVATGTDTATVTDGPTATEAGVATSTEGEVEETASAQARVSRRRRA from the exons ATGCATTTTCGACAAACACTTACAGCCCTGACAGGCTTGGTTTCGTCAGTGGTAGGAG CGCCGGCCCCTATTGACCACAGCACAACGTCAAGGGGGAAGCTCAAGAACGCTACCAACGATGAGAAGCGATCTCTTTTTGACACcattcttcctcccctcggGAATCACAACATCATCCTTCCTGGGGCAGGTCTCAATGTTCTCATTGGCAGCGCCATCAGCCAACTTGCTCGGATTGCTGAGCTAGAGCTGGCGGCGCTGATCGGATCACAATTCGCCTTGGCTATTCAGCTTGAGACAATCAAAACCAACATTCGTATCAATCATTTCAGGGCCCAGTTCCCACACGTGGTATGTTCTCTTCGGTACTACTCAAGTGTGCTACTAACTTCTTCCCCCCAGAACTGCGTCATTATTTGTGTAACAAACGTTCTAGATCAACGAGATCCAAACAAAATCAACAACCGCTACCTTCTCAACCAGCTCCGTATCGACAACGGCTTCCCAGACAAGGAGCTACTGATCATGGTCACCGACTCCCAGCAAATGACCATTGTTCCTACCCCCACACCAGTGACGGACTTTTCCCAGAACCCAGTCAACTCTGTCATTCCAGACCTAAACCTCAGTccaatcatcatcaacaacaacaacttgaCACAAGCAgacacccctccctcctctctaACTGACACCACCGCTTCCCTCGAATCGGAAtcaaccctcttccccacgaccaccaccctcccagaCAACACAAACAACGCGGCCCAACCGACCTcttcccccatctcccccagtCCAACTCAACAgccagcctcctccctcgatCTCGGCTCTTTGATCCAGCCtaccccctcaccccaaccccgtgGCAACTCCCCTCGCCAGATCAACCTCGTCAACCTCCCAGcagacctctcctccctccccaacaacgacaacctcGATTTCACCCACCTCCTGAAccaatccctcctcctccccttcggCATCACTGCCCCGACGTTCGGGTCATCGCTGGGTTTGGTGCTGGCAGACCCAGCAGCTATTATTTTGCCAGGGCAAAAAGAAATATTTGTCGACACGCTGGCTAGTCTGCAGGGTAATTGCCTTGCTTTGCAGTTGGGCCTGGGGAATACGGGGCTAGGTCTGGGGGGGGTAGGGTTTGATGGGCAGCTGTTTGGGagtttggaggagttggttcAGGCGGGAATGGGGGTGTtggtcggtggtggcggtgggttgAATCTGGGACAGCCGGTGATTCCGCCGGGGGTTATTGCTGCGAATCCGGATTTGGcggatgaggggggtgttgattTGGTTACGACTGTTACAGAGGAGCTGGGCTCGACTGAGAGTGACACGGCTACGTTGACGGATGTTTTGATGGGTACAACAACCACGGCGGAGGATGTGGCGACAGGGACGGATACTGCTACTGTTACGGATGGGCCGACGGCCACTGAGGCGGGTGTTGCTACGTCGacggagggtgaggttgaggagacTGCTTCTGCTCAGGCTAGGGtcagcaggaggaggagggcataG
- the ADE12 gene encoding Adenylosuccinate synthase (COG:F; EggNog:ENOG503NWD9), translating into MPTTIILGSQWGDEGKGKLSDILCQKAQICARAAGGHNAGHSVVFHLLPSGLINPNCENLIGSGVVVNVEAFFKELNALEEKGLKHVREKILISDRAHVNLTLHAAVDRAEEAQLEGNKKIGTTGRGIGPSYATKASRKGIRVHEIFKEAVFEKKLRTLAEGYKKQFGELFEYDVEEEIARFREYRKLLPNFVCDGPNFIDQAQKSGRDLLIEGANALMLDIDYGTYPYVTSSNTGFGGAVTGLALDYKQIKEVIGVVKAYTTRVGGGPFKTEDLGEAGTKLQEIGREWGVSTGRRRRCGWLDLVVLKYSQLINNYTSWNLTKLDILDTFPTIKVAVAYKDKETGEVIEHFPADLDYLDTLEVVYKEFEGWQTPITSVKTFDALPVQAQAYVKFIEEFTGIPVKWIGTGPARDDMIYL; encoded by the exons ATGCCGACTACCATTATTCTTGGTTCCCAATGGG GTGAcgagggcaagggcaagctCAGCGATATCCTTTGCCAGAAGGCCCAGATCTGCGCCCGCGCTGCTGGAGGTCACAATGCTGGTCATTCAGTTGT CTTCCACCTGCTCCCATCAGGCTTGATCAACCCCAACTGCGAGAACCTCATCGGCTCCGGCGTCGTCGTCAACGTCGAGGCTTTCTTCAAGGAGCTCAATGCGCTCGAGGAGAAGGGTCTGAAGCACGTCCGCGAGAAGATCCTCATCAGCGACCGCGCCCATGTCAACCTCACACTCCACGCCGCCGTCGAcagggcggaggaggctcAATTAGAAGGAAACAAGAAGATTGGCACCACCGGCCGCGGCATCGGCCCATCATACGCCACCAAGGCCAGCCGGAAGGGTATCAGGGTTCACGAGATCTTCAAGGAGGCTGTctttgagaagaagctgcGCACTCTGGCCGAGGGGTATAAGAAGCAGTTTGGCGAGCTTTTCGAGTACgacgttgaggaggagattgccCGCTTCCGTGAGTACAGGAAACTGCTTCCCAACTTCGTCTGCGACGGCCCCAACTTCATCGATCAGGCCCAGAAGAGCGGACGGGACCTCTTGATTGAGGGTGCCAATGCCCTGATGTTGGATATTGACTATGGCACCTACCCCTACGTCACCAGCAGCAATACTGGTTTCGGTGGTGCCGTTACTGGTCTTGCGCTCGACTACAAGCAGATCAAGGAGGTTATTGGTGTCGTAAAAGCTTACACC ACcagagttggtggtggtcccTTCAAGACCGAAGACCTCGGTGAAGCCGGCACCAAGCTCCAGGAGATTGGCCGTGAATGGGGTGTTTCTACTGGCAGGAGACGTAGGTGCGGCTGGCTCGACCTTGTCGTGCTGAAATACTCTCAGCTCATCAACAACTACACATCGTGGAACTTGACCA AGCTCGACATCTTGGACACATTCCCTACCATCAAGGTTGCTGTCGCctacaaggacaaggagacTGGCGAGGTCATCGAGCACTTCCCCGCCGACCTCGACTACCTTGACACTCTCGAGGTTGTCTacaaggagtttgagggcTGGCAAACACCCATCACCTCGGTCAAGACCTTTGACGCCCTTCCCGTGCAAGCACAGGCGTACGTCAAGTTCATTGAGGAGTTCACTGGTATCCCCGTGAAGTGGATCGGTACTGGCC CTGCGCGCGACGACATGATTTATCTTTAA